One Megalops cyprinoides isolate fMegCyp1 chromosome 4, fMegCyp1.pri, whole genome shotgun sequence genomic window carries:
- the LOC118775963 gene encoding coiled-coil domain-containing protein 157-like: protein MTHILGRQDCVESLRRDLTDLQGAVLDVFSRTGPVRFPSWKFPDKLSCNLDLVALLEQYDFVDGEEEFNQHSHIVLLELVIDR from the coding sequence ATGACTCACATTTTGGGACGGCAGGACTGTGTGGAGAGCCTTCGGAGAGATCTGACAGATCTTCAAGGTGCAGTCCTGGACGTTTTCTCCAGAACAGGCCCTGTCCGCTTCCCCTCCTGGAAGTTCCCAGACAAGTTGTCCTGCAATTTGGACCTGGTTGCGCTTTTAGAGCAATATGACTTCGTTGACGGGGAAGAGGAGTTCAATCAGCACTCCCACATTGTTTTGCTGGAACTGGTGATTGACAGGTAG